One genomic window of Danaus plexippus chromosome 23, MEX_DaPlex, whole genome shotgun sequence includes the following:
- the LOC116774840 gene encoding cell growth-regulating nucleolar protein has product MVVFTCGHCGESVQKPKVEKHYMTKCRNRNPNLSCMDCFKDFLGTDYEAHTKCITEEERYSGKGFTAKEKKGEKKQNAWVEMLQSVLDEQKNASRNVLRIIETISKHNNTPRKKPKFINFVKNVCGLKTNPKDIDQAWDLISVKLSALSNMNARNGNKNAKDETKVNGANDEENKTDTQNGDVVNGNLDVGNEEQKNIEEEKNAEEENGEVKKEVKLSKKQRKEEKKRLKYEAELQSAEAPPEDDTQDEVEVQKKGKKNKNKVTNGVPSVEDDSDKIKKRKRQDTVSITEVSEPEVVVESVTVKEKASKKKIKMEKLEKEAEDVCLHDQNVASTESEVANKNGKFNWHEVILSVLQKKGNELPFKRLQKKVLSEYTELTGCEVDDRIADKFIKKLKSAPRVRVDKNRVILLEE; this is encoded by the exons ATGGTTGTCTTCACATGCGGTCACTGCGGCGAGTCAGTTCAAAAACCGAAAGTCGAAAAACATTATATGACTAAATGTAGGAATAGGAACCCAAATCTATCATGTATGGattgttttaaagattttct gGGAACTGATTATGAGGCTCACACAAAATGCATCACAGAAGAAGAACGCTACTCGGGCAAAGGTTTTACTGCTAAAGAGAAGAAAGgtgaaaagaaacaaaatgcCTGGGTTGAAATGTTACAGTCGGTGCTCGATGAGCAGAAAAATGCATCCAGGAATGTCTTGAGAATCATTGAGACAATCAGTAAGCATAACAACACTCCAAGAAAGAAGCCCAAATTCatcaattttgtaaaaaatgtgTGTGGACTGAAAACGAACCCAAAAGACATAGATCAAGCATGGGATTTAATATCTGTTAAACtatcagcactttcaaatatGAATGCCAGAAACGGGAATAAAAATGCAAAGGACGAAACCAAAGTTAATGGTGCTAATGATGAAGAAAATAAGACTGACACTCAGAACGGCGATGTTGTTAACGGTAATTTGGATGTTGGAAATGAAGAACAGAAGAATATTGAAGAAGAGAAGAATGCTGAGGAAGAGAATGGAGAAGTGAAGAAGGAGGTCAAGCTGTCTAAGAAACAAAGGAAAGAGGAAAAGAAACGTCTGAAATATGAAGCGGAATTACAAAGTGCTGAAGCGCCTCCAGAAGATGACACTCAAGATGAAGTTGAAGTACAGAAGAAAggcaagaaaaacaaaaataaagttacaaatGGTGTTCCCAGCGTTGAAGACGATTCagataagattaaaaaacgtAAAAGACAAGACACTGTTTCAATAACTGAGGTTAGCGAGCCGGAAGTTGTTGTGGAAAGTGTTACAGTTAAAGAGAAAGCCagtaagaagaaaataaaaatggaaaaattgGAGAAGGAGGCAGAAGATGTCTGCCTTCACGACCAAAATGTTGCCAGCACTGAAAGTGAAGTCGCCAACAAAAATGGTAAATTCAACTGGCATGAAGTAATACTGTCGGTGTTACAGAAGAAAGGCAATGAGTTGCCATTCAAAAGACTTCAGAAGAAAGTTCTATCTGAGTATACGGAACTCACTGGTTGTGAAGTTGATGATAGGATTgctgataaatttataaaaaaattgaaaagtgCTCCCAGGGTTAGGGTTGACAAAAATAGAGTTATACTATtggaagaataa